In a genomic window of Plasmodium malariae genome assembly, chromosome: 4:
- the PmUG01_04028500 gene encoding 5'-3' exonuclease, N-terminal resolvase-like domain, putative, translating into MFKTFYVLFLFCVKCFILCNSSKTNINMKKKSKSSLFFIPCKVKIKNSVLFINSSQRESYNMNKSLYNHKNESYYSKIGLRKKKDKESINGYLKRGYTKLFGRKKNKEGEELGNENQENIYETFLIIDGSSILFKNFFGMPYLKNNNDVNLSTIYGFIQSLNKIYKLLFPTYVVIIFDSKTSNDDKKKIYSKYKIFRKKNPEELYEQLKIVSEFCNVIGIKTISSTDVESDNYIAQIVETISNTVKERDHLSCNNKEELKDIEEQISNIIAKKKRQFRVIIVSSDKDLLQLLEYNDDAHNNMNISVCQPNRKYRLVNADLFFEEHNILPCQYSDYLILAGDQTDGISGVPSIGDKTSKYLLKEFHSIDNILQNLHKIPSKLHPIFLNNIENINIFRKIIKLKCETNDTLVFDEYRQGSIKDFEAFQNFVDKYSLHKLLRKSIIVNYVGGTSKTHHN; encoded by the coding sequence ATGTTCAAAACCTTTTATGTACTATTCCTGTTTTGTGTTAAGTGCTTCATACTGTGCAACAGTAGCAAGACCAACATAAACATGAAGAAAAAGAGTAAGAGCTCCTTGTTCTTTATCCCAtgtaaagtaaaaattaaaaacagtGTACTATTCATAAATTCATCTCAAAGAGAGTcttataatatgaataaatctctttataatcataaaaatgagagttattattcaaaaattggtttacgcaaaaaaaaagataaggaATCCATAAATGGCTATTTGAAAAGAGGCTATACTAAATTATttggaagaaaaaagaacaaagaaGGAGAGGAATTAGGAAATGAAAATCAGgagaatatatatgaaacctttttaataattgatggatcatctattttatttaaaaacttCTTTGGTATGCcgtatttaaaaaacaataatgatGTAAATCTAAGTACGATATATGGGTTTATACAGtcattaaacaaaatatataaattattatttccaaCCTATGTAGTTATCATATTTGACTCGAAGACATCAAATGATgataagaagaaaatatattcaaaatataaaatttttagaaaaaaaaatcctgAAGAATTGTATGAACAACTCAAAATCGTAAGTGAGTTCTGTAACGTTATAGGCATCAAAACTATTAGTTCAACGGATGTAGAGAGTGATAACTATATCGCCCAAATTGTTGAAACCATTAGTAATACAGTGAAAGAGAGGGACCATCTTTCTTGcaataataaagaagaacTAAAAGATATAGAGGAGCAAATATCGAACAttattgcaaaaaaaaaaagacaatttCGCGTTATCATCGTTTCTAGCGATAAAGACTTATTACAACTTTTAGAATACAATGATGATgcacataataatatgaacattTCTGTGTGTCAACCAAATAGAAAATATCGACTAGTTAATGcggatttattttttgaagaaCACAATATATTACCGTGTCAATACAGcgattatttaattttagcTGGAGATCAAACAGATGGTATCTCTGGTGTTCCAAGTATTGGTGATAAGACtagtaaatatttacttaaagAATTTCACAGTattgataatattttacagAACTTGCATAAAATACCAAGCAAATTACATcctatttttcttaataatatagaaaatataaacatatttcgaaaaattattaaattaaagtGTGAAACGAATGATACATTAGTATTTGATGAATACAGACAAGGCAGCATAAAAGACTTCGAGgcttttcaaaattttgtaGATAAGTATTCGCTCCACAAACTACTCAGGAAAAGCATAATCGTTAACTACGTTGGGGGAACCTCAAAGACGCATCATAATTAA